From Novosphingobium sp. 9, the proteins below share one genomic window:
- a CDS encoding murein L,D-transpeptidase family protein: protein MARGGWLGTLLPALAAALLLPSAPLSAQDAPGDVEALPPITLIRVHKAERRMELVDVDGRVHVIEGLQLGGDLLGPKHFEGDQKTPEGQYTIDWGNPNSAYHLSLHVSYPSADDTAYAVGQGRSAGGMIMVHGQPNDLPGANSGVRAKGDWTDGCIALSNAQMDAVYRAVPDGTPIDILP, encoded by the coding sequence ATGGCACGCGGCGGCTGGCTTGGAACTTTGCTTCCGGCGCTGGCCGCCGCGCTGCTGCTGCCCTCGGCGCCGCTATCCGCGCAGGATGCGCCGGGTGATGTAGAGGCGCTGCCGCCGATCACCCTGATCCGCGTCCACAAGGCTGAGCGGCGGATGGAACTGGTCGATGTCGATGGCCGCGTCCATGTGATCGAGGGCCTGCAACTGGGTGGCGATCTGCTTGGTCCCAAGCACTTCGAAGGCGACCAGAAGACGCCCGAGGGCCAGTACACCATCGATTGGGGTAACCCGAACAGCGCCTATCACCTCTCGCTGCATGTCTCCTACCCGAGCGCGGATGACACTGCCTATGCGGTAGGGCAGGGACGTTCGGCGGGCGGGATGATCATGGTCCATGGCCAGCCCAACGATCTGCCCGGTGCGAACAGCGGCGTGCGGGCGAAGGGGGACTGGACCGACGGCTGCATCGCGCTGTCGAATGCGCAGATGGATGCGGTCTATCGCGCGGTGCCCGATGGCACGCCGATCGATATCCTGCCGTGA